The Bacillus sp. Bos-x628 genome segment CTTCGCCATGGCTTGTGATAACTGATTCACGCCGCCCTTTGGATGGAAAACACCTGTATCGTGCTCCATAAAAGAAAGGATAGAGAAAGCACCTGGGCATTCCCACGGTGACATTCCTAAATACTTTGATTGAAACGTAAATGCATATTTCACAGACTCATGTGAGAAATAGTTTGACAGCACATCATACAAGCTCTTATTTAATGATAGCTGTGGAAGTGCTCTTATCACTCTCAAGCGTAAATAATGATGAAAGCGGTCCATCTTACTTTGCAAAATCGGCGTAAGACGATCCATCTTACGCTTTGTATCATTCATAAAGCGCAAATACCCTTCTCCTTCACCAGGTGCAAAGGCTTCTAACCGTTTGTACATTTCCTCTCTATCTCGCACCATATCAAGCTGCTGATCTTGAAAGATTAATCTATACATCTCTTTTAATTCAATCACATCTATATAATCATGCAGATTTTTACCCGCAAAGGCAAACAACTCCTCTGCAATATGAATCATGCTGAGAAAGGTAGGACCTGTATCAAACGTGAAATCACCAAGTTGAAACTTAGAGTTACGTCCACCAACAAAGGGCTGTTTTTCATATACATGAACATCATGCCCTTTGCTTTGCAGCATCATAGCTGCCGCAAGTCCCCCTGGTCCTGCTCCGATCACAATGATTTTCATTATCCTTTTTCCTCCAAATTAATTCACTTTAAGTTAATTATACAAATTAGAAATGTTAGATCAACTTTTGATGCGCTCTAAAAAAACGCATGTTATGTATTAAAAAGCCGGCTTTCTTCATCAATTGCAAGAAAACCGGTCCTTTATTACGCTTCTACATCAATTCTATATGTTTCAAACCAATGATGAATCTGTGCTAGATGGGCGATCAGCTGCGGCCCCTTCATCAACTGTCCATACCAAGGAACATGGAAGGAAGCACCCTCAGTTTCAATGAGCTGTTTCAACTGGTGTGGATCTAGAAATTCATGGAGCGCAGAATCTTTATGTGCAAGGCATTCTGTTAACATCTGTTTGACCGCCTGAGTATAAGCTGGATGATGTGTTTTAGGATAAGGACTCTTCTTGCGATAAAGCACTTCATTCGGTAAAATTCCCTCTAATGCTTTTCGTAAAACCCCTTTTTCACGATTACCGTGCATTTTCATTTCCCAAGGAATATTCCATACATATTCCACAAGGCGATGATCAGCAAAGGGAACACGCACCTCAAGACTTGCTCCCATACTCATTCGATCTTTTCGATCAAGTAGTGTCGTCATAAACCAGATCATATTTAAGTAAAAAAGTTCTCTCCGTGCTTTATCAATTCCAGTTTCTCCATCTAAAAGAGGCGTTTCTGCCACTGTTTCTTCATATTTGCTTTGTACATATTCCTGAAGTGAAAGTTTCTTTTGCCATGAGTCTTGAAGGAGATGAATGCGAGCTTCTGTTGATCTCATCCATGGGAAACCATTTGTTTCATTCGCCATATGAAACCACGGATAGCCCCCAAAAATCTCATCTGCACATTCACCTGACAAGCCGACAACAAAATCCTTTTTAATTTCTCGGCAAAACCAAAGCAAGGAAGAATCAATATCTGCCATGCCCGGTAAATCTCGAACTTCAACAGCTTCCTTTAAGTAGGCGGCAAGCTCTTTTTGATCGATGATGCAGCTATGATGCTCAGTTTGAAAAGCTTTGGTCATTTTATCAATCCATGGACCGTCAGCATTCGGTTGGAATTGACTTGCCTCAAAAAATTGGTCATTTCCTTCATAATCAATGGAATACGTATGGAGAGGTGCTTTCCCGATCTGTTCAAAGTGCTTGGCACTAATCGCTGTAATCGCACTAGAATCCACACCACCGGATAGAAATGTACAAACGGGCACATCAGAGACGAGTTGCCTTGTGACTGCATCGGTAAATAGATGCTTCACATGCTGAGCCGTCTCATCAAGTGAATCCGTATGATGCTGACTCTTGACATTCCAATATCTCCATACGCGCAAGCCTTCTGTCGAAAAGATCAATGCATGCGCAGGTCTAAGTTCTTTTATCCCTTTAAACACGCCTTGCCCTGGCGTTCTAGAAGGTCCTAACCCAAAGATCTCCGATAAACCAGCGTAATCTACTTTTGCTTTCATATCAGGGTGTGCAAGGAGCGCTTTAATCTCTGAACCAAATAAAAAGGAATGATGACGTTCCGTATAGAAAAATGGCTTTACACCAAGCCGATCTCTTCCTGCAAATAACAAATTTCGCTCACTGTCCCAAATCACAAAAGCAAAAATCCCATTCAAATGGCTCACACACTCTTCCTTCCACTCTGTGTAAGCATGAAGAAGTACCTCTGTATCAGAATGCCCAAGAAAGCGGTGACCTCTTTTTAATAATTCTTTTCGTATATCCTCCGTATTATAAAGCTCTCCATTGTATACAACTGTATACGCATGGTTTTGATGTGTATACGTCATCGGCTGCTTGCCGCCCTCTAGATCCACAACAGATAATCTTTTATGCCCAAAAAGAACATGCTCACTTTTCCACGTATTCGTATCATCTGGCCCTCTTTTAGATAATGTATCTGTCATTTGATTGATTACATGATCCTGTTGGATGAGCTGCTTTTTAAAGTCTGCCCAGCCTGTTATTCCACACATCATCATCAGCTCCCATCCGTTTTTCATCAAGTGTTCTCATTCAGCCTTTCTTAGTTTATGCATCGTTCTCTTGATAGTTGATTTGTCCTTTTTTCCCTTAGTATAGGACAAGCTAATTTTGGCAAGAAAATAAAGAAGAAAGGAGATGTTGCAAATGGAAAGCAGATTGAAGCATCTTCAACAGAGCAGCCAAAGATGGTGCAACGGTTACTTACTGCTTGAAAATGAACATTGTCTCATTGAAGATGAAGAAGGTGATATCATGATGCCAGAAAGTCTTCAAAGCCCCATGATTCTGATAAAAGAAAGCGGTTTATGGAGAAAAGGAGAATTGCTTGGAACGGTTATACTGCATGAAAACGGTCAATTGATCGATGTACAAGGCGGAGAAATCATTCAATATACGCAAGCGATTGCCAAAGGCTGGCTTGATTTGCTGTTGTCCGTACCAGAGAACGTATTTTATCAAGTGATAGAAATATTAGAGCAGTATGATTTTTCCGTTTATGATTGCGTCTTCTCCTCCTTTCATCCTTTTCATCGTGCATCTTTCTTTCAGTTTTCGACAGATACACATTCGCTGGCGCTTCAATATCATCGTGATTCAGCATCGGGTTTGATTCGCTTCGAGTGGACAACTTCTAGCGGTCACCGATCAATTTCTCAGTTTCATGTCACATAAAAAGGGCATTGCTTTGTTCATGCAATGCCCTTTCTATATTAAAAGATATGAAAACCGATTGGCAGACGCAAGCCAAGCAAAATGGTCACAATGGCGATTACGATAAAACCAATAAAAACACCCGTAACCGATTTCCCTTTTTTCTTCCGTACAAGTACCATTTCCATTAAGCCGATGACAAGAATACCAAGTAGCATTTTCCCGATATATTCACCTTGGAATCCTGGAATTTTCATTCCTATGCGAACATACAATTCTGCGCCTGTTGCAATAATAAGCAAGTAAAATAGTCGTACAATCATATGCACAATTTTTGCACTTTTGTCATTTTTACCTACTAATGCAAAGGCCACGAAAAATAAAATAATACCTAGCACCCACGCTGTAATATGTAAATGTGTTCCCAACTGTTATTCCCCCTTTATCAGAACAAGTATCTTCATCATCGTACCATGAAATAAGTCGAACACAAAACGACAATCCTGTGTCAACATGCACTTTATTTCACGCGATTGGATAAAGTGCCGATTGGTTCAATGGTCACCTCAATATGATCACCTGCTGCTAAAAACTTTGGCGGTTCAAAGCCTTTTCCAACCCCTGAAGGTGTTCCCGTCGCAATGATATCCCCTGCTTCTAAAGTCATTCCTTTTGACAAAGTCGACACAATCTCCTCGATCGAGAAGATCATTAAATCTGTACTGGCAGACTGACGCACCTCTCCATTGACCTTAGTTTCAATATGCAAGGCTCCGTGATGATCAATCACTGATTTATGAACGACATAAGGTCCCATTGGACAAGATGTATCCAAACTTTTTGCAATAAAAAATTGTTTATGCTTTTTTTGTAAATCTCTTGCGGTAATATCATTTAAGATGGTGTATCCAAAGATATAATCTTTTACCTCTTCTGGCTGAATATTCTTACCCGATTTGCCCATGACAATAGCAAGCTCCCCTTCATAATCTAGTTCACTCGTCACATTTTCATGAAGTAAGACGTCGGCTTCATGCCCAATAATTGAGGTAGGGGCCTTCGTAAAAATGATTAAGTCTTCTGGAATATCGGCAGCACTTCCCATCTCTATGACATGATCTTTGTAGTTCTTTCCGACACATATGATATTTTTAGATGGCTTTGGAATCGGTGCAAGGAGTTTCACGTCCGCCATCGGATAAATATAAGAGCCGCGCTCCTCTTCTTTTTTCTCAGCCCAATCAAGGAGTTGTTTGACATGCTCGACAAACTTGTCCCCAATCTTGACACATTCAGATAAAGAATTAGGCAAAGTCTCTAGTTCAAATAATTTCGCTTCTGCCTTCTTTACATCCATCACCCACTTATCATCAATGACGACTCCTATAAAAACGCTGTTGTGTATCTCGCCTGTAAAAAACTTCATGCCTTCCCCTCACAATCTTCATTTTGCTTAAGTAATGATGTCTCAATTTTATTTCTCTACCAAATAAAAAAAACCCTTTTTTATCATACTCTCTTTTAAAAAGGGTTTCAAAAAACATGATTTTAAGGAAATGAGTATCAGATTTAACGGAAGCGTCGATACTCCCACATATTCCCTTGATCCCATTTACGATGAACATTTCCTTTGCTTCGAGCATGATGCTTTCTCTTTCCGCATCCTCTGCAAGAATGACTTCTGCTACGGTGATAGGATCGTTTAGATCGACGGCTTCGTTTGGAACGATGGCTTTTCTTATCATATGACCTGTGTTTGCTGCGACATGATTTTTTGCTTCTGTATGATTTTTTACTTCTGCATGATTTTTTGCTTTTACACGACTTTTCACTCTTCTTACTTTTCTTTGAGCAGCGGCTTTTTTTAGATCGATAGCTTTTGTGGCTTTTTTTGCTACGGTATGACTTGCGGTAGCCGCCTCCACCAAAGAACCAGTGACGGTATTTTTGAGATCGTTTGGAACGATGAGAACGAGATGATTTGTGTGAATGTCTCGACTCTGGTTCACGGTCTAGGTGATGATCACGTCCCTCACTTCTTAGTGACTCAACCGCATGTTCAATATGTGAATGATCAAATGTGCTCACAGACAATTCGCCTCCCAGTCTATTCTTTGACAAAACAAACAGACAAAACTGTTTATCTTCTCTTCTTTATGGTACGAGATTGAATAGACAAGTGTTCTTGGCGAATGCCTCTTTGTTGGAAAACTCCATGAATACCTACTCGGCGGGTACGGGACATTCCTATATATTCATATGGTAAAGAAGAGAATAGGAGGCTGATTCAAGCATGACCGCAGAACCTTTAAAAAATCTTGATATCTGGATTCATCCAAAGAATCTCATTGAATTGAAAAAAGACATATGGAATGATGAGCCCGTTGAAGCGATACTGAAAACTGGTAAAAGCAAGTCACATATCTATGCTTCATATCGCGGATCACACATTAGAAAACTGAAGAAAAAGTCGTATCAAATTGAATATCGAAAACCGAAGCAAAGACAAGGCGAAGCCATCTTTCACTTAAACGCCGAGTACAATGACCCTTCCTTTATTCGGAACAGACTTTCCTTTTATTTCTTTGAACAGATTGGTGTGTTAAGTCCTGCTACTTCGCATGTTTTTTTGACCATCAACGGGAGAAAAGAAGGCATTTATTTAAAAATTGAATCCGTTGATGAGCTGTTTTTTCAAAAACGCCAGCTATCGGTTGGCGGCATTTATTACGCAGTGGATGATGACGCCAATTTCTCTCTCCTCAGTTCGTTTGATAAAAAACCTAAAAAACACCTCCTTCTTGGTTACGAAAAAAAAGTGGGTACAGCCAAACATGACGAGCGTCTCAGTGAGTTTATCTATTTTCTAAACACAGCAACAGACGACGTATTCGCAGCAAAAATTGAGCAGTATCTTGACGTGACACAATATTTCCTATGGCTCATTGGTGTTGTATGCACCCAAAACTTCGATGGGTTTGTTCATAATTATGCACTTTACTTGAATGAACATGGGAAGTTCCAAGTGCTTCCTTGGGATTATGACGCCACATGGGGACGTGACATTCATGGAGAAGAAATGGCTTTCGACTATATTCCAGTGGGCGGTTTTAATACATTAACCGCTAGATTACTAGATATCCGTTCATTTAAAAAAGCCTATTATGCTCTTTTCCAAAAGGTACTGGACACACAGTTTTCAGAAGAACGCCTTTCTCCAATGATAGAGAATTGGCATACATCCATTGAGAAACGGATAGAGGAGGATCCATATACGAAAGAAAGAAGAGACGCTTTACATGTAGAACGTGACCTCATACGAAAGTATATCAACAAAAGACGACAATATTTGCAAACTGAGATTAGGAAAGAGACATCTGACTGATAAGGATACTTTCGAATTTTGTCACTTTATTACTCATATTGACGAAACAGCTTTTTCCTTAGAAAAATAGAGTATACTAACCATATCCTTCTATTTGATAAAAAATGTGAGAGTTGGCGTCCGTTATGATCAATTATGAGATTGAACAAAAAAGATTGCATTTAATTGAGACTGCAAAAAAATTCGGTATGAACGCTGAAGAAACTATACGGTGCAGTCAAGAACTAGACACACTCTTAAATAAAGGCATTAAACACACCTCAAAAGATTGCTCGAAAAAAGGGTAAGCCATACACCTATTCCTCTAAACAAAAGACAATCACACATTGAAAGACCCATCATAAGCTATGGTGAAACGCCCAAAATCAAAAAGCCTTCATTTTATAAAGGATGTGCACCGCTATGCCGGCTATCGTTGGAGCCTTTAAAGTGAATGCGGTCGGAACGAGCGGAGTCGTTCATGTTGGAGACTGCATCACCATTTCTCCAAACAGTCAGGTTAAAACGTTTGCTGGAGCAGGCAGTTTTAACACTGGTGATCAATTGCGCATTAACAACTATAAAAGTGTGACAAATACGTACGACAGTGATGTCATTGATCAACCGCTTGTTGGCAACTTGTAAGGAGTGAGAATGCATTGAACTTCTATATTAATCAAGCGATACAGATTAACTATTTACGCGTGGAGTCTGTGAGTAACTCGTCTGTTCTGCAAATTGGGAGTGCTGGATCCATCAAGGCTCTTTCCAATCTGTATAACACAGGAAGTTATGTTGAACCAGCACCTGCAGCAACAAGCACACAAGGAATTGAAGAATCTGAAGGAGCAAGCACAGCACCTTTTGTTCCGCTTCAGTCACCAACTTAAGTTCATCTGCAATCCCCGGAGGTGTATCTAGATGTATGACTACCAAGTCAATGTTTCGCAAATGTACGGCATGATTCAAAAGCAAACACAACAAATTATGATGCTTGAAAAAAAGATTAACGAGCTTCAGCAGGAAATACAAATGATCAAAGATAAACCGACAACGAATATTGAACGAATTGATTATCAATTTGATCAACTGAAAATCGAGCGGCTGGAAGGCACATTAAATATTGGCCTCAATCCATCTGATCCTAACAGTGTTCAAAATTTTGAAGTAGGCCAAACAACCACGCCGGGAATTGGGATGATGCAGCAAGAAATGGCTGATCAATTTTTCAATCAAACACGTCAGCTTGTCGATTCTTTCTTAAATGAAGAAGCACCTGACCTTCTTGAAGAATTAGAGCAGCGATATGAAGGCAGTCTTGATGAAAGCAACAAACACCATATTATCGAAGACATCCGAAAGCAAATTGACAGCAGAATCAAATACTATGCGGGACAACTGCCGCAAAGGGAAGATATGACTCCTCTGCAGCGTTCAGAGCAAATAGCTGAATACGTGAAGCATGATGTCAAAAGAGCGATTGAGCACTTTTTAACTCACATTCCAAATGAAACGAAAGGAGAGGAAAACGGATGAATTTCACAGTCGTCAACCGCAACATCGAGACTGGGAGTATTAAAGTAACTGGGGTTTCGTCCTCTTCATTATTTATCATTGGGGACACAGACCATGTACAATTATCTTCAATTTTTGATACTCCGCCAGAATCACTCATTATTGGTCCGTTTGTTCCTCTAGGACCTCGATAATGATGAAACGCACATCACAAGTGAAATTCTCAAAGGTGAATTCTGTCGGAATTTCTAGTGTGGTTCAAATTGGAGATACGCAAGAGCTATGCCCGAAAATAAAAGTTTTAGCTGTTCAAAGAACGATTAGCTTGTTTTATAGCTATGAAGGGAATTTCAATGCAAAAGAATTTGAAGTATATTATCAGTCAATACCCAAGATGCTGCCAGAACGATCAGTCAGAACCGCATTTTACCATGAAAAGCCTGTTATTAAAGTTTCCTCGATACATGTAGAAGGGGTCTCTTCCTCTTCTATTTATCAAATTGGCTCTAGCTGTGAAATAAATGCTGTGGCGCGAGTGAAGCACATTCGAGAGCTATTTAGCAATGACGAAAATTAGCCAAACTCACAAATGGACCCACATGCGCATATGATGGTGATATGACTTCGGATAAAGGATGTCGATTATGCCAGCAATTGTCGGACCAATTTACATTAACTCTATTTCTGGAGGCGTCGTAAACGTGGGTGATTCATTTTACCTTTCGCCTAAAAGTTCGTCAAAATCAGCTCTAGGTTCTGGAGCGGGAAATACCGGAGATTTTTTGATATTGAATAATGGCATTAGCGCAACCAACTATGTAGATCCTGACTTAAATGATCAGAATATGGTAGGCAATGCATAAAGCGACTCCTCTATACACTGATTTCACCTAGAGGAGTGCTTTTTTATGCTTATTTCTTTCTGCGTTGTCTTGATTTTTTTGTTTTGACCAGCCTGCTTGCCGGCTGTTTTCGAATCCATTTGATGTACGAAGTGAGCTTTTCGTCTCGTCTCAACGCATCAATTGTATTTAAACGTGCCGCAAGCTCCTGATTTGTATATAAGGCATGCACTTGTTTATGGCAAGGGATGCACAGGAAGGCG includes the following:
- a CDS encoding HNH endonuclease; this encodes MAKQTMGLCELCGRQEVLLTEHHLTPREEGGAFSPTAFLCIPCHKQVHALYTNQELAARLNTIDALRRDEKLTSYIKWIRKQPASRLVKTKKSRQRRKK
- a CDS encoding spore germination protein: MPAIVGAFKVNAVGTSGVVHVGDCITISPNSQVKTFAGAGSFNTGDQLRINNYKSVTNTYDSDVIDQPLVGNL
- a CDS encoding aspartyl-phosphate phosphatase Spo0E family protein, with translation MINYEIEQKRLHLIETAKKFGMNAEETIRCSQELDTLLNKGIKHTSKDCSKKG
- a CDS encoding spore gernimation protein GerPD — translated: MNFTVVNRNIETGSIKVTGVSSSSLFIIGDTDHVQLSSIFDTPPESLIIGPFVPLGPR
- a CDS encoding YisL family protein; this translates as MGTHLHITAWVLGIILFFVAFALVGKNDKSAKIVHMIVRLFYLLIIATGAELYVRIGMKIPGFQGEYIGKMLLGILVIGLMEMVLVRKKKGKSVTGVFIGFIVIAIVTILLGLRLPIGFHIF
- a CDS encoding CotH kinase family protein, translating into MTAEPLKNLDIWIHPKNLIELKKDIWNDEPVEAILKTGKSKSHIYASYRGSHIRKLKKKSYQIEYRKPKQRQGEAIFHLNAEYNDPSFIRNRLSFYFFEQIGVLSPATSHVFLTINGRKEGIYLKIESVDELFFQKRQLSVGGIYYAVDDDANFSLLSSFDKKPKKHLLLGYEKKVGTAKHDERLSEFIYFLNTATDDVFAAKIEQYLDVTQYFLWLIGVVCTQNFDGFVHNYALYLNEHGKFQVLPWDYDATWGRDIHGEEMAFDYIPVGGFNTLTARLLDIRSFKKAYYALFQKVLDTQFSEERLSPMIENWHTSIEKRIEEDPYTKERRDALHVERDLIRKYINKRRQYLQTEIRKETSD
- a CDS encoding fumarylacetoacetate hydrolase family protein; this translates as MKFFTGEIHNSVFIGVVIDDKWVMDVKKAEAKLFELETLPNSLSECVKIGDKFVEHVKQLLDWAEKKEEERGSYIYPMADVKLLAPIPKPSKNIICVGKNYKDHVIEMGSAADIPEDLIIFTKAPTSIIGHEADVLLHENVTSELDYEGELAIVMGKSGKNIQPEEVKDYIFGYTILNDITARDLQKKHKQFFIAKSLDTSCPMGPYVVHKSVIDHHGALHIETKVNGEVRQSASTDLMIFSIEEIVSTLSKGMTLEAGDIIATGTPSGVGKGFEPPKFLAAGDHIEVTIEPIGTLSNRVK
- a CDS encoding DUF2777 family protein; amino-acid sequence: MESRLKHLQQSSQRWCNGYLLLENEHCLIEDEEGDIMMPESLQSPMILIKESGLWRKGELLGTVILHENGQLIDVQGGEIIQYTQAIAKGWLDLLLSVPENVFYQVIEILEQYDFSVYDCVFSSFHPFHRASFFQFSTDTHSLALQYHRDSASGLIRFEWTTSSGHRSISQFHVT
- a CDS encoding spore germination protein; protein product: MPAIVGPIYINSISGGVVNVGDSFYLSPKSSSKSALGSGAGNTGDFLILNNGISATNYVDPDLNDQNMVGNA
- a CDS encoding spore germination protein GerPC, producing MYDYQVNVSQMYGMIQKQTQQIMMLEKKINELQQEIQMIKDKPTTNIERIDYQFDQLKIERLEGTLNIGLNPSDPNSVQNFEVGQTTTPGIGMMQQEMADQFFNQTRQLVDSFLNEEAPDLLEELEQRYEGSLDESNKHHIIEDIRKQIDSRIKYYAGQLPQREDMTPLQRSEQIAEYVKHDVKRAIEHFLTHIPNETKGEENG
- the asnB gene encoding asparagine synthase (glutamine-hydrolyzing): MCGITGWADFKKQLIQQDHVINQMTDTLSKRGPDDTNTWKSEHVLFGHKRLSVVDLEGGKQPMTYTHQNHAYTVVYNGELYNTEDIRKELLKRGHRFLGHSDTEVLLHAYTEWKEECVSHLNGIFAFVIWDSERNLLFAGRDRLGVKPFFYTERHHSFLFGSEIKALLAHPDMKAKVDYAGLSEIFGLGPSRTPGQGVFKGIKELRPAHALIFSTEGLRVWRYWNVKSQHHTDSLDETAQHVKHLFTDAVTRQLVSDVPVCTFLSGGVDSSAITAISAKHFEQIGKAPLHTYSIDYEGNDQFFEASQFQPNADGPWIDKMTKAFQTEHHSCIIDQKELAAYLKEAVEVRDLPGMADIDSSLLWFCREIKKDFVVGLSGECADEIFGGYPWFHMANETNGFPWMRSTEARIHLLQDSWQKKLSLQEYVQSKYEETVAETPLLDGETGIDKARRELFYLNMIWFMTTLLDRKDRMSMGASLEVRVPFADHRLVEYVWNIPWEMKMHGNREKGVLRKALEGILPNEVLYRKKSPYPKTHHPAYTQAVKQMLTECLAHKDSALHEFLDPHQLKQLIETEGASFHVPWYGQLMKGPQLIAHLAQIHHWFETYRIDVEA
- a CDS encoding spore germination protein GerPB, whose product is MNFYINQAIQINYLRVESVSNSSVLQIGSAGSIKALSNLYNTGSYVEPAPAATSTQGIEESEGASTAPFVPLQSPT
- a CDS encoding spore germination protein GerPE gives rise to the protein MMKRTSQVKFSKVNSVGISSVVQIGDTQELCPKIKVLAVQRTISLFYSYEGNFNAKEFEVYYQSIPKMLPERSVRTAFYHEKPVIKVSSIHVEGVSSSSIYQIGSSCEINAVARVKHIRELFSNDEN